The Phlebotomus papatasi isolate M1 chromosome 3, Ppap_2.1, whole genome shotgun sequence genomic sequence aatttcctagattttttagtttttacatactatagagattatacaatgcaaaaaaataacaaaaaatgtcgcttcgacgagcaagatgatctgaaaaagatatttaaagaattctggaagggcaaggaactatgagaatgaaggtggccgaaataggccaccaacgctatgtctacatttttattcattttaaattgtattaagaatgattttacaggAAATaatgacgataaactgtctacaaggttctaagcaacactacTTAAGTAAaaggtataaaaaaaatcaatttctattaaagatattacatttcaaacttgagactttggcgcttgcatgcaactatgccgaaatttggcacacttaccctaagtatctatatttatttacagaaagtgcagctatcgtttaaaattttcagaattgacagtcgatagtatcgaaaataagttatcatgtcaccccagcttctaaactctttaaaaaaggcattgaataaatgagcagtaaaaagttaaaattgatcagtaacaaaaaactttgaaacagtgatattttcgtccaaatctaggcaaagggaaaataaagggctttacactttatatggaactattttaaatgttaaatatataaattaggtccatttttgtaaagatttaagtttttttactgaccataatcagatattttactgctcatttttaattttttactgcccattttgaattttttactgctcgtttgttttttgccttaaaaaaaatgacagttACTAGATTTTGACGTATATGTCATTCTAAGCTGTCAAATTTCCTTACAATTTTGAATTCtcctaatacagtagactctttctcaatcgggaatatggggcaaaatgtcatccggtttagcgttagaattgagcgtcaaagcctatgtaaattccacaaaaagcgctcaattataaagaatcacgataaaataggaagaactatagcgaatttgagcgaattagcttcataattaaacgtgaaaattctcaacaaaatttgtcgcccgattgagaaagagccgattgagtgagagtcctACTGTACTTTTCTTTAGGCTTCTCCGGTTTTCCCACCCCAAATAAACCAgtaataaaagacattttaaatgtaatttataatttttctctattctttATTTGATCTCTTTTCGTacgttttttttctatcaaGTAAACTACTCTCTAGTCAGTTGGAAATGTGTTACgtctataatattttaatttaaaatttattgtatacCACTCATAAAGATACGCTCTACAATATGTCTTGTCTCCGTTGAGAGTTTCACTCTGGCGCAGAAATCTTTGATATGGAGCAGAAGGATGGGATGATTTCTCTCAACACCAGAGAATAAACTCCAATCTCATCGcaacaataaaatgaaaatgtgtgAAGATGGTGAATTGCAATGATAAAAGGCACCGCTCTGTCTTTTATCACGCAaagaaaaattgtcaaaaaaacaaACACAATATTTTCCCTGAATTGTAAAAGCAACCCTTTATAAGCAATTCACCATCTTCAACACtataaagataataaaaaaaattaaaaataatacgaTTAAATATActgcattaattttttttctttttcaaagatTCTTCTTAAGAAATATCAATTCCATCACTCtagtaataattttaattatttgttttttttttgagaagaatATTGATCATTGgatttattttataactttATCTCAgacaagaagaaaaaagaacGAGGTTAACAAATACgacatttaacaaaaatttatgtacaaaaaagaagacttaaaaaacattttttttaagatcacACACACAACTATTGGGAAGAATTCCTTCGGATTTGTTAAGGAAACACAGTCTCActtttaatttcttcatttttgcgaaggatttttttgtttttgaaggcACTTTTGgggattattttttcttttttcgacAGTTTCCTTTTAAGTACATTGCTACAAGATTATTGATTATTCATTTGTTCTAACTTTAATTTCGGAAGGGAATTTAATATAGTATTTTTTTcgtaattaatataaaataaaaacttcTATATTTACCAATTCcatcagcaattttttttaaagaagtaaaactttaatattattgagaaataaaaaaaaaactattaccatcaccaaatatttaaaatatataattacgTTTTAGTTGTGACAAATTTGTGATGAAAATATGACTAATTCAGTGGCAAGTCTttgacaaattatttttaatattatctaaaaaaaaagcacCACTTGTAtacgaataaaaaaattataataatttataagtCCTAGAACTTTTGAAGTTAATAACATTCAGGAAAGAAGATTTTATAATTTGggttaaatattattaaacaatttataattatactcttcatattttttggattttgtttttgcgcctatatattgctcatttttaattggcAAAACATtattgtaggggaattctgtaattttcgtggcattgtcacgcgtgagtttgaaacctgacaatgtcattcgagctttttttgtcatatcatatgagtttgaAAATGcacttcattgattttttaatgaaatccctttacttgattttgtgaaaatacaatctgtcttggttgatttgtttaacaaaattcattgtcatttgaattgccagaaatctcaaatatgtgaatTTTTGCACTCAGAAAAACaaacgagtaaaacttactcgattcgatgttaaattaactctttttcgttgtgattttcgattaaccctttaacgacgagacactttttacggactaaaaatcaacaataaaaattaaactaagaaacataatcaatgataagtcttacatctaaccttggaaagtccaacagcgtctgattcggtgtattttgtgcttctatggacgatagggacaaaaataacccaaaaatttaagtaatttttctgacaataccaatgaataatatttttcgctttaatgaaaaatattacgtatgagtattgtagttttgccaaaagggttttgcttaaaaaaaaattggaagtataaaaataaataaaatcaattatgaatttgagaatttaaaaattcgccgtTTTAAAGCTTAAATaattactacatagcaaatagctagagacttgcaaaaaatattctagattccttcaaccttctactttataattatgtgcagacataagaaaaaaataactttattcaggagattttttttctttatgggacaccggtgttccaatcgtctttaaagggttaactatagttaatcgaaaatcacaacgaaaaagagttaatttaacatcgattcgagtaagttttactcggtttttttttctgagtgtatgttttaaagttgattttacttctatttagatgtaatattcggaagagttgctttaacttttttttctaaaatttacatgacaaaagagtgtaaataacttttttaagactgaaaataactcgttttaagagttaaaataactctttcaaaccCCAAAATTactatgttttgcaattttaccttttttattatcattttctttattaatattttcttgacctcaagtttcCTATGTtacgagcgaaatatcacgtatgatgcacgcacatatCTTCATGAagcactgttaggcatatttctagctgatgttccatatgaaccatttgaactttgtcacacgaaaatctttttGACTGAAGTATGtttttaaaacgaaaacatttaagcatatacttcagtcgagatgaaattataCATCGAAAAagacccgtcaaatcattgcactacctgccgattttacttggaggttttttgaattttaacggtatattctagtacattcagagaaaattgcagattctcggcagaatttctccctagaaaatctgcataacctccattacttcacaaaaatattgttgatttatgaagaaactgtagaagttataaagaaaatggtatgctctgcttaacaaacattaccgattaaatatttcagataactaaaaagatgtgagcaaaaatactaatttcttaaaaatcgcccatgaaatgatataaaaacacgaaatttaagtTGACAttttgcttaaagttttcacttcactattctctacttagaacacgacgtcgcagaattctgcattttatataaacactgtgaaatcaccaagaatcactctattgatttgtgcaaatttcaatgaaaaatattccatcttttcagacacagctgtctggaaagtcgggaatgtagataaaaatctacagaaaatcggcaaaatatctacagaaattcgtcagagtatgcaccaagattcgtcagaaaatgtgcaaaaaattctgacgaattttgtcccaagcccaaataaaattcgtaggaatatctacagatttatcgacagaggtgtagatattttctgcagaaatcttaaagatatctgacaaAATTATTTGACGAGTACCCATTTTATGCAGATGTGCATTCAACCGATTCAACCAGTGTCCAGCGAGTATTTCAATAATTCCCATCAAATAATTTagtcagatatctttaaaatttctgcagaaaatatctacatttctgccgaaaatctaccgagaaatctgtagatattcctacgaattttatttgggcttgggacaaaattcgtcagaaatttttccagattttctgacgaatcttggttcatattctgacgaatttctgtagatattttgacgattttctgtagatttttttctacattccagactttccagacagctgtgtctgaaaagatggaatatttttcattgaattttgtttgcaaaattcaatagttattcttggtgatttcacagtgtttatataaaatgcagaattctgcgacgccgtgttctaagtagagaatagtgaagtgaaaactttaaacagagtgtcgacctaaatttcgtgtttttgtatcatttcgtgggcgatttttaagaaattagtatttttgtcttgaatctttttactcatctaaaatgtttaatgggtaatgcttgttaagcagagcataccattttctttgtaccttctacagtttcttgataaatcaataatattttttgttgagataatggagactatgcagatttcctatgcagaaattctgccgaaaatctacagattttctgacAGAAAtactgcagaaaatctacagattttctctgaatgtactagaattaACCTTACctaaatcaataaaaaagaaaatttaattgaccATAAGAGcctattagaaaaataaaataccatCTCTCTGCAAAATTAAAGCAATGCAAAGAATTGTAGAATTTTAATTCTAATTCCATTAATATTCCgcttccaaaatatttttcaaataaaattttgacagaattttaaaaCGTTTTTTCTTTGAGtcctgaaataaataaataaaagcacaACCCAATCCTCccttttttcgagaaaaaaatgtCCCTTGCTGATGGAATtggcaaagtattttttttttgtttttcgagGGAAAAAGGATAGAATCTCACGGTGAATCTCGATAAATATTAAATGCTACTTTTACCTAATACGACGAGTGTCTCCTACTGGAATGTGTCTTGTCAGCCGGGCTTGGAAGGCTGTTTCTTAGTAGTTCGGCTGGATCTGCTTGAATTTCCACTGTTGATAGGCATTGTTGGGATCGCAGGCGGCCAGGGAGAGTTGCAGTGTCTGCGGATGCAGAGCCATGCACTTTTTGTGCACTCGGTGGAGAAGTGTTGAAGTTTTGCTGTCATACTGCCAGGGTCCATCGACTGTTCCCAATCTGCAGTAGGCCAATTTTATGCCTTGCCTATCCGCCTCGACGCATCTCTCTCCCGTTCCCAACTGCCCAGCCCCATTCAGTCGCATCAGTTGATTATTCCCGTAGCCATGGCAGTGTTGGAGGCCCATGATGGACGGCGGGGATCTGCCCATGGCATCCAGGCACGTATCCTGGGCCACAGATCGCAATTCGCCCCAATGCGTATTGGCTGGGAGTGGAGGGAATTTGTCAAAGACATCGTACGCCACATTGTCCATGTACCACTGGAAGCTCTTGCACTGCAGACGTTCCTTCAGCGCCAACTGCTCACTGATGTCTCCCATGTCCAGGAACTGAGCCAAGGGTTCTCTCGTATAGAAGTATTCCTTGTACTTGTCATCAAACCACGTTTCAATCACTCTCTTGTAGTTTATCGTGATCAGTGGACCCTTCTTCTTGCTGGCCAACTTCCCAAAGTTGTAAGGCATAAAGCCCCTGTAGACATGTCCAACTCTCGAACACGGAACCCATTCAATACTCCCTCCACATTGCCAAATCTTAAAGCTCAGCTCAAAGTTCTCACCGCCCCAAACCAAGAGGCCCGGATCATAAGCTCCCAGCTCCAGAAAATACTCCCGGTTGATGGCAAACAGCCCTCCGGCATGCGTTGGACTCTTGTACGGTTCACTATTGTACTTCCGGGACTTTTGTTCGCGCTTCGGCACCTCATTTTCTTTATACAGCATTCCCCATTCAAAAATTCCCCGATAGTGATGCCCATCGGCATAAACCGGACGGTACTCAAAAGTCTTATGGTCAATACCGTCAATGACAGGAACTGTCATCACCGTCCGATCCCGATAAATAGGTGCCAACAGTGGCGGAAGCCAATTTGTATTGACCTCACAGTGAGCATCCAGGAAGACAATTACCTCTCCCGTAGCCTCCTTAGCACCCCTCGACCTCGTCCTGATCAATCCTTCTCGCTCAGTATTCCTAATCAGCCTCACTTTCCCATTAAACCGCCTTATGTACGTCTCCAGATCTCCCTTGAGATTCTGCTTATCCGAGAAGTCATCCACTAATAGAATCTCATGGAGGATATGATCAGGTGTTCGATTGATCACCGAATGGACAGTTCTCAGCAAAACTGACCAGCCTTCATTGTGAAAAACCAGGATAACACTGGTTTTGGGCAGATGTACAGGGTAATCCCAGTGTTTGCACTCCTCCAATCGCGTATCTTTGATGGATCTGTCCAGAGAAATCTCATCTGAACACGCAATATTCATTCCGTACTCCATCTCTGACGATGAAGCTGCATTCTGCATACTCTCTGGCAGATTGTAAGCTTCCCCATTCTCCCCAGGACCCGTTCTCTTGACCGTGGTCTTGGGCTCAAAGTTACCCCAtcctaccaaaaaaaaaaacaaaaaaaacaaaactcctTTGATCCAATCTGTCAAAGTGAAATAAATGCTACAAAGCCCTCTTGCGGAAATCTTAAGAACTTGGCATGTTTAGAGAAGTTTTGGATAATTTTAGGTCCTTTTaaaaatgtccatattttttttttaaattacagtagactctctcaaattcgggcatttgggaccgaaatgtcagccgaatgagagagaaattcgggcatcaaattgtttgaaatgcaacgattgtTTGTTCATTTGCATagcatactcatattaaatttacatgctcatattaattgtaaatttcatgaaagccctTAATAATGCAGAATCAAATCACAACTGAGACAAACCaaggcaaatttgagcatatttgcttcatttgatatacttgaaaaatgtcaacaaacttttttcaaatttaactgctgcccgaattaaaaagtagtccgatcttaaaagagccgaattagcgagagtctactgtaatgagaataatctaaatctaaagacaaacatttctcgttaagatcaAACAAAATTTATCTGCGATAAAATTGTTCGAAAAATCAACTATAAAAAAGCGATAGCAACGCGTCCTTTTGCTGAGTTATAGCACTCACGAGAAAAAACTTTCCATAACGGTTTACTACCaattaataaattgattcataaataagaaaatcattccgaaatagaaaattgcttaagaagaataggggagactggggcaaaaagttacaaaatggatatattattttttttacaagctacccgagcacctccaaaatttctaattagcacagttttataggaaatttaccgctctacaactctgtgaaagtcattttcttctattttgtaaggaaatatatttatcgagcccttttctaaaatgtaattttgtgatcattctcaaaaatgctggggcaaatattAAGAGGCatgagatactatcacattttgattcgctttattacgggattctgtaaatttaagtaaaatacctagatgacatattttcataggaaatttattcctctacacctatGTAAAACAgcattttctctatctgagcgagaaaagcgcattttgagctattttacaaaaaaacacaCGAAAGACTGCAAAtagtttgaccaatgcaaacaacaagcggcgacacatggcattgacgtttctttttgccgtgagacatcataaattgtttcgatttttcttgatatttgctccatagcttttgttacttttaaccccaagtggtcgttcttaataaaaagatttcttgagagaagaatctttctaaaattctaaaatagatagcggattcgtactcaaagaatatccaggtaatttgggaaatattcaccagtgcatcaaatttaatataagtagctaataattgatatcttctgcacggaaaatatttcaaaaacagggctaaaaatttcgatatcttttattttctaaattccttgtttaaattctaacaaacttacaacattgaagaagacttatggcggctatctatggaaaaaattttaagccgctatcttacttatcttggaagatattgaattttaaaattttcgatttgtgactttttgccccagtctcccctatactttcTATTGCCGTTTGAAATCTCTGCAgctgggttggaaatttcaagacctttcaaaaaaatctaattttaaacaaatcggATGAAAAAATGGACCATCCAAAGTGTtttaactttgatcttcgaaaattcgatatcaaaaTGTTTCCCTATCATAGTAATGGACGAAATAGTAACCTTGACTGAGACTCAaccagaagtagattttgattctccaatagtgtcttggataaaaggtaaatggaacttctatttgcacaaaaagtcgttgaagttcgaagaattcaaattcaattttgaatttcatattaaattttcgtacaatgtggggaaaatttatcaaatataacactaaaaagctggcaaaagggttagtgattatggagtgatatACTTGGGCaagaagaccgtcacatttttacacttgagcacttcgaaattcgaacaggatgtgacttcagccaccttgtgaaagtattaaaaagtaagaaaatctcttttttggatcttcaaatagattttcaattttttcaagatctacttctgtacagaAAGACTACCTtgaaaacatattcaaaaatgaacaaTAATAATCTAGCCATTTTCGCAATAAActcaaaaacatgattttagtCGCGCTACTTTTGGATAACTCAAGCATCaggataagggcagaatcacattgacaataaagtgctcgccgtagcctcaccgtatttcgttaatttacgcattttcattgaaattcttacgcaaattttccattaccgtattgccttatcttatactcggtggcactaggtgaaaataatataagaaaattgaagaaataaaacgaaaattcgataaacggtgtgcaaaaaaactgtacgattaatttctcttactttttgctcaccgtttatcgtattttcgttttatttcttcaattttcttatatagggtgtcccataaattatacgcaagatttaaattaaataaaaaacacattttgttCTCAATAACGTTTTTTCTAAATTGGAAAACAAAGTGCATAAGATAGggtttatgtattaaatatcgCATCCAGTAATTAACTTCCATGGCTTTACTGGCATATGAATCCTTTCGTCTaaggttttcatgaaaattttagacAAATGTGGCTAACTTTCGATAATTCAGGGTTAAAAgtcctttttttctctctaattcgggtgacatttcggtcctaaatgcccgaatttgagagactattctgtaattcataattaattaattattaatgaaCAAATCCTTCGATTTAGGCTTCATAAACTCGGTTATCATGTCGCGATATCGAGCGGCAGTAACAGTAATACTTGATCAGCTTTGTTTTTGGATAACATACTGATGGTAAGTGTATTTAGCCCCCAAAATTAATTCAGTTctctaaatttttgaattagactCTTCATAGTTCACGCAGTTAAgccaattttctgaccaattctcgaaccaaattatttaattatttttgaaaaattttttaagaacaaaaaagcGTTGGTCTTTTATTAttgatggatttttaataaccCTAAAATATAAACTGTcacgtagtatttttattattcgttggggaactttatttcagaaatgccgctcaatttaaatcttgcgtGATTTCCGGGATACACTTTATTATTTTCAACTAATGCtactgagtatgagataaggtatacggtaatcgagaatttgcgtaagaattgcaatgaaaatgcgtaaattaacgaaatacagtgagcattttattgtcaatgttatTCTGCCCTAAGTACgataagtcaatttttttcttttctgagaaaagaaaaaaaatcttgatgtATCCTGATGTATggtgaaaaaattctttcttccAAGTTCaatctatcattttccactaagtcgtttctcggcttaagttgtaagtgtgtctagggcataatacgggctttagacaTAAGGCTTggccatatagcttaacttgTCTAACTTcctatcaatcaagattttccataaaattttgactttgaatAGTATTATAAAACCCAAATAATCTATTGGattctaaattgttttttttttaagattttgaaaccttctggaactgggctaaactactagtctgaagacggccgaagatagggtaattcggaatcatgcctaatttggaactttgagattttctaacagttttagatgacaaaagaaaaacaacatttttgtgGTTTTCTTTTCTTCTATTACGATCTGAGACAGTGAAAAAAATCTTAGAATTCCAAACTAGACATGAACACGATACCGAATTATTCCATCTTACCCTAATCGGTTTATTACTGTTCATAATTGTTTGGAAGTTATACAGGTGTTCGAGGATTTAGCGACTTTTTTAATAAACGAAATCTTGTTTCAATCAGTTAAAAATGTGTTCTGGAGagctaataaaattttgatctcaatgaaccggttaaaaaaagaaattacagtagactctcgcttatccgtagactctttttccgggtgacataaaaaaatccgtgagacagttgaattttaaaaatttttttgacatattttccccgttttgggttttttgttaaagcaaatgtgctctatctactgttaattctttctcattgtaacttttttggacagtacgcatgtttagagagaatgtcgattcagtcaggtcaggattcactccagaaatttgcaatgtaaacaaaaaaatcgttagatttcaaacaatttgatgtgtatcactctcaaaatccgtatgacatttcggtcccgttccacggataagcgagagtctactgtacgtacGAAGAgtgtttttcgaaaatttgcatTTAGTAAAACCATCAAAGAATTGCATAAGATTATAATATTGATTAATAAGAAAactacattttcttttaaaatcgaaaaattaacGAATATATCCCGTTTCGATTTtgcaaaatcgaaaaaaaatgaCTGTTagagggggaagtggagcacccggagcacctttgaatttgagGCAGTTTTGGAGTTGGGCTTTATCTcttatttttaatggaattgaaccgtatcataatgtaatttagcttctcaatctacaGTGGAGCTTAATCATGATAGGCCCAATTTTATTCAAACGAACgctttgtttaaaattaaagatatcgttacagaatacgaaatagaaaattaaagcTAAATTTACCAccaaattagtaaaaaaataaatggggggtttatttcattaattaataTAGAAAGTGCATATTTTGTTATGAATAAAATGTCTTGCAAACaaaatttagataaatttaatttaattatattatttatagtgAAACTCCGCGGAgaaataaaatctatttttctgcgaattaaatatttaaatgaactAAACTTTTGCAACTTCTGCAGCTTGTATTTCTTAAGAACCTGttgaatttgtaaaatttctcactttctTGAAAGGTCTAATTTGCATTTTGTTAGATGCCACTTTGTTGGATCGGTTTTGAGATCGTAGAACCcgtaaaacaaataaattggatgaataattttgaagaaattagTGTAAAGTCGCAAATCTTCAATTTGTAGATTGGCTCCAGGTCCCCATAAAGTCACAAAACTCTCCCTGATAACATCTTTACAGCCCCCAGAGGTACAATAAATCTCAGTGTATGAACAATTTCCTGGAACGTAGCCTCATCCCGCCGCTCTAGCTCACACCTCTCATCCGGGAAGGGCAAAGAACTCGCAAAATGTTTAGAAAACTCACCTTCAATCAGCCGGGGAACTTCCTTGGGCCTTGTGAGGGCCCCAAAGCGACTCTGGAGCACTGCCTTGGCTCTCTTGTGGCCGTCAGACCATGTCAGAAGGAGGTAGAGAAGGGGCACCAAAATAAAAACACAAGCAGCTATCCTAGCGATGCGCCCCTTTCGTAGATTCGTGATACGCATCTCTCACGCACAATCACTACACCCGGATCCACACAATTCCACCCCCGATggcaatttattcaaaaatgtaGACGTGTCTTTACAATCGCACCAACagtaaaatcacgcacagccgCCAGCCGACTTGTTGACCGTCACATTTGACATTTACACTGCCCAGCTGACGATGCATCTCCTTCCCCGAAGGCATACTCAAAGTGTAACGCATAAGCACTTTCACTGCTACCAAGTTTTTATATGAAAACTCTGatttacactgaaaaaaacTGTATGAAACTTTTTAAGCAAGAtttgttatttttcaattaattagttcctatttattaaatatctcttttttttaatttaaacaataaatttttaagaagaaaattattttttacctacattctgaatattttattagaaaaaaaatctggtagggtaaagtggtacacgttggacaataatggtacaattttgacaatggtataatttggacagggatttttttcttgataaatttagtacagtagagttcctcgaatttgaatatttggggggtataaatgacatttctcactcctcaaattcgaacaatattttcaaaaaagtaacggaattcatgtaaaattaacttacccaaattaaggaaaataattttagagaaatttatcaattaaatttgttctaagataggtggaatttgttgaggaaattaatataatacgacaatattgaggaaacaccagagaaaaatagttcaaatTCAGACTCCatgtaaaatttcttttacataacctcatattttacattttgaatgcaaccgtcgttcaaatttgaggaactcgactgttacttcatttttattt encodes the following:
- the LOC129806604 gene encoding N-acetylgalactosaminyltransferase 7 encodes the protein MRITNLRKGRIARIAACVFILVPLLYLLLTWSDGHKRAKAVLQSRFGALTRPKEVPRLIEGWGNFEPKTTVKRTGPGENGEAYNLPESMQNAASSSEMEYGMNIACSDEISLDRSIKDTRLEECKHWDYPVHLPKTSVILVFHNEGWSVLLRTVHSVINRTPDHILHEILLVDDFSDKQNLKGDLETYIRRFNGKVRLIRNTEREGLIRTRSRGAKEATGEVIVFLDAHCEVNTNWLPPLLAPIYRDRTVMTVPVIDGIDHKTFEYRPVYADGHHYRGIFEWGMLYKENEVPKREQKSRKYNSEPYKSPTHAGGLFAINREYFLELGAYDPGLLVWGGENFELSFKIWQCGGSIEWVPCSRVGHVYRGFMPYNFGKLASKKKGPLITINYKRVIETWFDDKYKEYFYTREPLAQFLDMGDISEQLALKERLQCKSFQWYMDNVAYDVFDKFPPLPANTHWGELRSVAQDTCLDAMGRSPPSIMGLQHCHGYGNNQLMRLNGAGQLGTGERCVEADRQGIKLAYCRLGTVDGPWQYDSKTSTLLHRVHKKCMALHPQTLQLSLAACDPNNAYQQWKFKQIQPNY